Genomic DNA from Telopea speciosissima isolate NSW1024214 ecotype Mountain lineage chromosome 2, Tspe_v1, whole genome shotgun sequence:
TGCGACTTCAGCATCATCAACCAGGAAGAAGCAGATGCCGGTAGTGGCAGTAGCGAGGTTCCGTTCAGTCCTCAACGCCTTCGGCATAAACAGGTCGAGGTTTTCGTCTGGGCTCAGTAGTCGAGTTGTGGGTACCCTCTTCGGCTACCGAAGGGGCCATGTACATTTTGCATTCTAAGAGGATCCAAAGTCGCAACCAACTTTCTTGATCGAACTCGCAACTCCGACAAGCGGTTTAGTTCGGGAAATGGCATCAGGTCTGGTTCGTATTGCGTTGGAGTGTGATAAGAAGGttgaggagaagaaaggaagtgtAAGGCTTCTTGAAGAGCATTTGTGGAGGACATATTGTAATGGGAAGAAGTGTAGGTCTGCAGTGAGGCATGAATGTGGAGTAGAGGATTGGAAACTGTTGAAATCTATGGAACCCATTTCAATGGGTGCTGGTGTTTTGCCTGGAAATGGAGCTTCTGGGTCTGAAGGTGAGCTAATGTACATGAGAGCTAAGTTTGAGAGAGTTGTTGGTTCCAGAGACTCTgaagcaaggttcaaaatccaggtatcggacttGGGATCGGTCATGGCCGAAACCTTTCCGGATCGGTCCAAATCGGTCAGGATCGGTCAAAAAATCCCCTAAAATCGTTTTTTTTATGGATGGGGTCATGTATCGGCCAtagttggtgggtgttgtgatctcgagatcggatcggccgatattaTTTGGATCGGATCGGTTAAAATCGGTTGGTATCGGTCAGTATTGGTCGGCatcggtcaagataatataaaaagactaaaaaaaaaacttaaaaactttgaaaaaataaaaaaaattcaataggatcggatcggatcggccgatccaaccTAGTTGGGCGATCCATTCaacgatccagtcaaaccttgttgtatcggTCAAATATCGGGATCGgcctcgaccgataccgatctgatccgatccaatacctcaaaccatgctctgtAGCTTTCTACATGATGAACCTTGATGGCACTGGGGTTGGGTTGCAACGGGGAGTAGTGgcgggttgggttgggttgtagCAAGTGGTGGGGCTAGTTGGGttgcagaagaaaaagggaCGGTGATGTGGTGGGTCTCATTAAGTTtattttaagggtaaaattggaaaataaaaaatataaaattgagTAATTAGGTTAGTTATAATATGTTTTAGGTACCTCAAACACAATATGTGAAACATTGGGTACTTAAATTATAATTTGTTAAAACGTTAGGTACCCTACCCCTAGGTGCCATTTATCcaataacaaataagaaaggGCCAAATTGTCTTTTAGAAataaaactaacagagttagtACTCAGGGGTGCGGACGTAATTTTTGAAATCCTAGGGTTGGTAGtcgtaattgtttgaaacctcaggggtgatagacgtaaatttccctaaagtaaaagaataagaagagtcATTATTATTCTTACTAGCTTTTTCATACTTCATAGTTGCAGATTAATACCAAGGCAGCATATTTGAAACTTCATGCCTTTTCTTTCCCCACgtgttagggtttttccttttatttatttatttttagaaatCTTCTGTTGGCTCCAATAACGAGGTAGTACAAGTAGAAAGAAACTTGATCCATGCTCTTAGTATTTTTGTTCTTTCACTTTATTGATCTTAGTAAAATCTTATGCTACATAATACTTGAAGAGGAATATACTTTGTGACAGCCGGCTGAATGAATCTTGATTATTGTCATGCGTCATTGCAGCTGGACAGGAAAGGTTCAGGACATTAACAAGCTCATACTATAGAGGTGCCCAAGGGATTATTCTTGGTATGCTAATTTGAACGTGTATTCATTTTGTCATTCTGCATAGAAAAATCATATTTCTCTAGTTTTATGCTTGACTAGAATTTTGTTGTTAAATATTAGTCATTTCCATTGCCTGGTCCTCTCTTTGACAACAAATGAATAGCATGTCCAATTGCTGGTTTATAAGTGATCTTGACACGTTTTTATTGCATGGTTCTCTCTTAAACATGCTCAATAACatgtattgattttttttttggctgtgtgtgtgggaggggggggggatgctCTCTTAAACATAAAAGTATCTGATAGCAAGTCTAGAAGCAATTCTGCGAAGGCTGGAAAGAAATATCTGACAGCTAAACTAGACTTTTGTAGTTAGACAATAGAACCGATAGAAGTAGCAAACTATTGTTACTTGAAATGTACATAAGTTTCTGTTGTATTCTGTGTGAGCTTGTTTACTTAACCAAAGTCTCTATAACCATGGTCACTGCCCTTTTCTTTCCTGGATTAAATTAACTAATTCATGATTCGCTTCTCATTTTAGTGTATGATGTCACACGGCGAGAAACCTTTACAAACTTGTCAGATGTTTGGGCGAAGGAGATAGAACTTTACTCCACTAATCAGGATTGCATAAAGATGCTTGTTGGAAATAAAGTTGATAAGGTAAGCTCCATATTGTTTCTCTGTTTGCTATGCATCACTATGTCGTCTCCAAGggaagactttttttttcaacttggTCTGAATATTTCTGGGTTCTCGTATATGCTACTGCTTACTGAATTAATGTGTCTTATTAAATCATATGAATACTGTTTCCTGGTTGACATTCACTGCCCTCTCCCACAACCCCCAGAACTCATTTCGGAATATTCTAGAATTGGTTATGCTAAATGAGATAAAATCTTTATAGTGCAATTTGATGTGCCCTTTTGTATTGTTCTTATTTTACTTGTTAGTTGCCTGAGGGTTCAAGCTTCTGCACTATGCTGCAGGCCTATCTATTTCTATTGCAGACAAGTAAACAAATGAAAAGGTTTAAGGCGATATTTCGTTGGGTTTTTGCTCTATAAAGGAAATTCAAAATCAGATAGTATTCAGACTTTCATTTCACCACCCCTTCCTTCACGCCTGACATACACATGAAGTGTTACAACAAGTTTAGAAATGTGCTCAAACTTTTAGATGTTAGGCAATGCCCACACATTACAAAAGTGTACATTAATTTGACATTGCAAAACTAGAAATATTGTCATAATATTTACAAAACAAAATGGACCCTAGCTCCTActttgttgaaatttgaaagagtCAGCATCTTTGGGAAGTGCATTCATATCTTTTGAGTGGACTGACAGAACTGGAATCATTTCTTACTATTTTAGCAAGAGGTAACATCAATCTTGATACCAATGCTAAAGCTATTGGAAGAGAGGTTTCTTCTCCATATTTGTTTTGTAAACTTAGGAatacttctttgttttctttactCCATGAAGAGTagttttctgttctttttaaTTCTCTAAAGCAGTAAATTATCTTTGCGTTATTCAAGCCTTTTAtgatgctattttttttttgtcacctCAAAACCTGCTCTAGAAAGAACAAAGAAGTTTGGATCCGAAAAAAGTATGCTTAGGCAGTTCCTTCGCTGCGCACAACAGAATGAAGAGGAACTTGTATCATTTCAAATCCCTAATTCTTATCGAAGAGAAGGAGCCTGTATCAAATATTtctcagaaaaataaaaaatacgcTTTGTTACATAATATATTTGGTTTATCCTATTTGTTACACATCAGTATTTGTACATTTTTgtaacagaaaaggaaaaaaagggttATCTTTTCATAAAGTTATGTCTCAATATGAGAAGCCTTTGATGAGTTTAAGATCAGAGTTATTAAGAGACATCTCATGTCAGGGGTGAGGATGGGGGAAGATTCTTTCATCATCTCCTGTGTTCCTGCATCTGACTCTAATCTTCAGAACATGTGCATATTGGTCGAGAACATGGCCAGATTTCTTAAGATTGTGGGAGTCTGTTGGATCCAGTGAAACTCCTCTACAAACAATTTTAATCACAATGAAAGTGTAGCAGTGTATAATTACTGATCATCTCTATAATTTGAAGGCTTTTGATTTTGAGCAGTGGAGATCATGGAAACAACTTTTTATTTGACAAAATTTAGAATATAGGCTCTTAAAAAGCAATTGGTCTTTTTTTAACTCATTTATGTTTTCCATTACAATACATGCCATTCCCTTGATGCCTCATGATTGTTTTGTGTACCTGGATTTCTTTAActgttttaaaaaatttcataaGGGTATACAAGAGGCTAGAAGTAACTTTGTTGCATATCTTTGAAACATGAGTTATAAACCGCTTATGAGGATTCAGTATCTTTGAAACACGAGTTATAGACCTCTTATGAGGAATTCAGTATCCAAAGTCTTTTGCTACTTTAATGTACTTTTATTAGTACTGAATGGCAATGCTAAGTCTCCCGATGGAAACCATGATAGTGGTCAAATTTGATGGTAGATCTTTTGGAAACTGAGGTCCACTGGGTATTTGAAACTTGATTAATTACTCTATTGGGAAGATACTTCATGCCTTTGGACTTATCGTGTCAGGGTTAACAACTCCAACAAAGTCAAATTTAGGATCATAATTCATGGTCTAAGGTTTCAAAAAGTCTAAATATCCATAGTCATCGTATCGTGTGGAAGGGGGCTAGTTGGGATCTAGCAATATGATTGGTACTTGAGAAAGAGCTTGGTAAACAATTTTTTGCACTGGTGGCTTCCTGCctatttgtttgttcttgtcATTGATCAGCCGGTTTTATCATCCAATGGTGGATTTTGTGGGGTTGCATGTTCATAATGGAGAACTTTAGTACCTCTTGTTTACGTTCTCCCCCCCCTTCTCTCCTTATTTAAATTTATATGTCATTGtcaataaaatgaaatatagTTCTATTGTAGCTGATGTAGATTTTTTAGCTAATCTATATTTTCCTGGTGTCTGCGTGTGTGTGTTTACTCTGTATTCTAATGGCACATGGTGCTTTCAGGAAAGTGAACGGGCTGTTACTAAAGAGGAGGGAATGGCTTTCGCACAAGAGTATGGATGTTTGTTTTTAGAATGCAGTGCAAAAACTAGGGAAAATGTCGAAAAATGCTTTGAAGAACTTGCTTTAAAGGTAGGCTCTCCAAAACTCAtgctttctttttcaattttctagaTCCTGCATAAATGGCAACAGAATGTTAAATTGCAGTGTCAGTCCATAATAAAATATACTCCAAAATTTAGCATCCTAATACTTTCTTAAGGTAGTCAGTTAACTAAAACTTAACAGTAGAACTGTGTAGTTGAAATCTATTAGTTGATAAATACAAAATTAACTTTTTACATTAGGTTCAGACTGTGTGcttgttttttttgtaaaatacaTGAAGCAAAGCATGGATAAAGTATTTTGAATAAAGTTTTGTTTGAGAGCTGATACCATAACTTTCTCTTTTAGTTCATTGATAGGTAGAAACATTTGGGTTTTGTTAAAACTTCTACCTAGTTATCAATTACCATGAACCCAAAATATACATTTAAGGACTTTGGGACTTCATGACTGGATCATTGATGAAAAACTGTTTATAATCAAGTCTTGATTTATATTGCATATCATCAATCAAGAGTTGTATTGTCATTTATATgcttctatttccttttttggctgggaagatattttttttttagggggggtgggtgggaggggagggtatagagggtGTGTCTATTAGTTTATATACTTGATAGTtgcatgattttattttataaagttGTGTGTGGTCCTCCACAACCACCCACTCCTTCCCtcaccaacccccccccccccaaaaaaaaaggtgataaTATAAACACAGAGCTGTTGTGAGGATCGTTTTATATTATATCCATGAGACCTTATGTACTCAAGGTTTCATGTATCAGGATCAAATCGGGTGTTTCAGCATCAGCTTGACACTGATCAACCGATACCATGAGGTATCAGCTAAAACTCGCTAGGGTTGGCTAACACATGGCCAAGCCATATCAAGATTGGCAGAGCCCAATCTGATCTTGAATACCTAGTTTTAAATCTTCCTATCTAGTAACCTATTCTTATATGATGAGGGTCATGATGCGTTGACTATATTGTAGTATTATCCTATATGTACCTTGTCAATTTTAAGGCAAGCTAAGCCTCATGACATGGATTTTGCTGAACTGAAGCTGTTGCTTTGGT
This window encodes:
- the LOC122653063 gene encoding ras-related protein RABC2a-like; its protein translation is MGASSVHANSYDYSFKILLIGDSAVGKSSLLVSFISNPVENLSPTIGVDFKIKQLTVGENRLKLTIWDTAGQERFRTLTSSYYRGAQGIILVYDVTRRETFTNLSDVWAKEIELYSTNQDCIKMLVGNKVDKESERAVTKEEGMAFAQEYGCLFLECSAKTRENVEKCFEELALKIMEVPSLLEEGSTIVKRNILKQKQEYQAPPTGGCCS